The Listeria monocytogenes genome window below encodes:
- a CDS encoding DUF951 domain-containing protein translates to MFMEKKHFDLNDVVEMKKPHPCGTNRFKIIRMGMDIRIKCEGCGHSVMIPRREFERKVKKILVKAEQE, encoded by the coding sequence ATGTTTATGGAAAAAAAGCATTTCGATTTAAATGATGTTGTAGAAATGAAAAAACCGCATCCTTGTGGTACCAATCGGTTTAAGATTATACGCATGGGGATGGATATTCGGATTAAGTGCGAAGGTTGTGGTCATAGTGTGATGATTCCCCGCCGCGAATTCGAACGAAAAGTGAAGAAGATTTTAGTTAAAGCTGAACAAGAATAA
- the gshAB gene encoding bifunctional glutamate--cysteine ligase GshA/glutathione synthetase GshB, with protein MIKLDTTMLDSFKENPTLRKHLFSGHFGLEKENIRVTSDGKLALTPHPAIFGPKEDNPYIKTDFSESQIEMITPVTDSIDSVYEWLENLHNIVSLRSENELLWPSSNPPILPAEEDIPIAEYKTPDSPDRKYREHLAKGYGKKIQLLSGIHYNFSFPEALIDGLYDKISLPEESKQDFKNRLYLKVAKYFMKNRWLLIYLTGASPVYLADFTKTKHEESLPDGSSALQNGISLRNSNAGYKNKESLYVDYNSFDAYISSISNYIEAGKIESMREFYNPIRLKNAHTDQTLESLAEHGVEYLEIRSIDLNPLEPNGISKDELAFIHLFLIKGLLSEDRELCSNNQQLADENENNIALNGLAQPALKNCDNEEISVVEAGLIELNKMSDFIQNLQPEDTKLQAIIEKQKDRLLHPEKTIAAQVMQQVTKEGYVDFHLNQAKTYMEETEALAYKLIGAEDMELSTQIIWKDAIARGIKVDVLDRAENFLRFQKGDHVEYVKQASKTSKDNYVSVLMMENKVVTKLVLAEHDIRVPFGDSFSDQALALEAFSLFEDKQIVVKPKSTNYGWGISIFKNKFSLEDYQEALNIAFSYDSSVIIEEFIPGDEFRFLVINDKVEAVLKRVPANVTGDGIHTVRELVEEKNTDPLRGTDHLKPLEKIRTGPEETLMLSMQNLSWDSIPKAEEIIYLRENSNVSTGGDSIDYTEEMDDYFKEIAIRATQVLDAKICGVDIIVPRETIDRDKHAIIELNFNPAMHMHCFPYQGEKKKIGDKILDFLFE; from the coding sequence ATGATAAAACTTGATACGACAATGCTCGATTCTTTTAAAGAAAACCCAACCCTCCGGAAGCATTTGTTTTCTGGACATTTTGGTTTAGAAAAAGAAAATATTCGCGTAACTTCTGATGGAAAATTGGCTCTTACGCCACATCCAGCCATTTTCGGCCCAAAAGAAGATAATCCATATATCAAAACCGATTTTTCGGAAAGTCAAATTGAAATGATTACCCCGGTAACAGACTCGATTGACTCGGTATATGAATGGCTTGAAAATCTTCATAATATCGTTTCGTTGCGCTCAGAAAACGAACTACTTTGGCCATCTAGCAACCCACCCATTTTACCAGCAGAAGAAGATATTCCAATTGCTGAATACAAAACGCCCGATAGCCCGGATAGAAAATACCGCGAGCATTTAGCAAAAGGCTACGGTAAAAAAATCCAATTATTATCTGGTATTCATTATAATTTTTCATTCCCAGAAGCTTTAATTGATGGGCTTTATGATAAAATTAGCCTTCCAGAAGAATCGAAGCAAGATTTTAAAAATCGTCTCTATTTAAAAGTCGCAAAATACTTTATGAAAAATCGCTGGTTGCTTATTTATTTAACTGGTGCAAGCCCGGTTTACCTTGCTGATTTCACGAAAACGAAGCACGAAGAATCCCTTCCGGATGGTAGTAGCGCGCTTCAAAATGGGATTTCTCTTCGAAATAGTAATGCTGGCTATAAAAACAAAGAATCTCTTTACGTAGATTATAATTCATTCGACGCTTATATTTCTAGCATCTCTAACTATATTGAAGCTGGCAAAATCGAGAGCATGCGCGAATTTTACAATCCGATTCGTTTGAAAAACGCGCATACCGATCAAACATTGGAAAGTTTAGCGGAGCACGGCGTGGAATATTTAGAAATTCGCTCTATTGATTTAAATCCATTAGAGCCGAATGGCATTTCAAAAGATGAGCTTGCTTTTATTCACCTATTTTTAATTAAAGGTTTGCTTTCAGAAGATCGCGAATTATGCTCCAACAACCAACAATTAGCTGATGAAAACGAAAATAATATCGCGCTTAATGGTCTCGCGCAACCTGCCCTGAAAAATTGTGATAATGAAGAAATATCTGTCGTAGAAGCCGGACTTATAGAGCTCAATAAGATGAGCGACTTCATCCAAAACTTGCAACCAGAAGACACCAAGCTCCAAGCAATCATCGAAAAACAAAAAGATCGTCTACTACACCCTGAAAAAACGATTGCTGCACAAGTGATGCAACAAGTAACAAAAGAAGGCTACGTTGACTTTCATTTAAACCAAGCCAAAACTTACATGGAAGAAACCGAAGCTCTAGCCTATAAATTGATTGGTGCAGAAGACATGGAGCTTTCCACCCAAATCATCTGGAAAGACGCCATCGCGCGCGGTATCAAAGTCGACGTATTAGACCGGGCCGAAAACTTCCTTCGCTTCCAAAAAGGCGACCATGTGGAGTATGTAAAACAAGCAAGCAAAACATCCAAAGACAACTACGTTTCCGTTTTAATGATGGAAAATAAAGTAGTTACTAAACTTGTACTTGCAGAACATGATATTCGTGTTCCATTTGGTGACAGTTTTAGCGACCAAGCTCTTGCACTAGAAGCTTTCTCTCTATTTGAGGATAAACAAATCGTTGTTAAACCAAAATCCACCAACTACGGGTGGGGTATCAGTATTTTCAAAAACAAATTCTCGCTAGAAGATTACCAAGAAGCTTTAAATATTGCATTTAGCTATGATAGCTCCGTCATTATTGAAGAGTTCATTCCTGGCGACGAGTTCCGCTTCTTAGTTATTAACGACAAAGTTGAAGCTGTACTGAAACGTGTCCCCGCTAACGTAACCGGCGACGGAATCCATACAGTGCGCGAGCTGGTTGAAGAAAAGAACACTGATCCTTTGCGCGGAACAGACCATTTGAAACCACTTGAAAAAATTCGTACTGGTCCAGAAGAAACGCTAATGCTTTCCATGCAAAATCTTTCTTGGGACAGCATTCCTAAGGCAGAAGAAATCATCTACCTTCGCGAAAACTCCAACGTCAGCACAGGTGGCGACAGCATTGACTATACCGAAGAAATGGATGACTACTTCAAAGAGATAGCTATTCGCGCGACACAAGTACTTGACGCCAAAATTTGTGGCGTAGACATAATTGTTCCACGTGAAACAATCGACCGTGATAAGCATGCTATCATCGAGCTTAATTTCAATCCCGCGATGCATATGCACTGCTTCCCTTATCAAGGGGAGAAGAAAAAAATTGGTGATAAGATTTTAGATTTCTTATTTGAATAA
- a CDS encoding ATP-binding cassette domain-containing protein, with protein sequence MKIRNLTKKMDDNLVLKDVSFDLKAGEVTALIGRNGVGKTTLFSTMTGIYLPDEGDVFLDEKSIFKHPEVKQQLFFLEDNMNHFNTYSVQTVVKIYRQIYPTFDEAFFSELMQQFELPMKAKLMSFSKGRKALFFIILAFSINVRFLLLDEPMDGLDIIIKKQILAIIKDTVKKRGTSVVIASHRLEELEAIADRIIVLKGASVEFDYYLEDMRTDAVKIQVAFKTKKIPDFVKNNAQLLYRNGRIYTLLVTENASSFLAELRLEEPVLLEEMSISIEDIFTVHLANDKIDYYEI encoded by the coding sequence ATGAAAATTCGGAACTTAACTAAAAAGATGGATGATAATTTGGTTTTGAAGGATGTTTCATTTGATTTAAAAGCAGGAGAAGTAACGGCATTAATTGGTCGAAATGGTGTGGGAAAGACGACACTTTTTTCGACGATGACGGGAATTTATTTGCCGGATGAGGGCGATGTTTTCTTAGATGAAAAGAGTATTTTTAAACACCCAGAAGTGAAGCAACAGCTATTTTTCTTGGAAGATAATATGAACCATTTTAATACATATAGTGTGCAAACAGTCGTTAAGATTTATCGGCAAATTTATCCGACTTTTGATGAGGCTTTTTTTAGTGAATTAATGCAGCAATTTGAACTACCGATGAAGGCTAAGTTAATGTCTTTTTCAAAAGGACGAAAAGCGCTATTTTTTATTATTTTAGCTTTTTCGATTAATGTTCGATTTTTGCTACTGGATGAGCCAATGGACGGATTAGATATCATTATCAAAAAGCAGATTTTAGCGATAATAAAAGATACAGTGAAAAAGCGCGGAACAAGTGTTGTGATTGCATCTCATCGTTTGGAAGAACTTGAGGCGATTGCGGACCGAATAATTGTGTTAAAGGGCGCGAGTGTGGAATTTGATTATTATTTAGAAGACATGCGGACGGACGCAGTGAAAATACAAGTGGCATTCAAAACGAAGAAAATACCTGATTTTGTGAAAAATAACGCGCAATTGTTGTATCGTAATGGGCGGATTTATACGCTTCTAGTGACTGAAAATGCTAGCAGTTTTCTTGCTGAATTACGTTTAGAAGAGCCAGTTTTACTAGAAGAGATGTCGATTTCGATAGAAGACATTTTCACGGTGCATTTAGCGAATGATAAGATAGATTATTATGAGATCTAA
- a CDS encoding multidrug effflux MFS transporter, with protein MEKNIETKKINLALLVCLVGFPQISETIYTPSLTEIATSYGVSLNLAQMTLSIYFLAFAVGVFFWGVCSDFLGRRKAMNFGIFIYIIGCLVCLMSSSITVLFIGRFIQAFGASTGSVTTQTILRDNYHGTNRHHLFAKISAVLAFSPAIGPLVGGFVGQYYGFRVVFLILVIMGMGLLFWSLKRLPETIIVTSHSFSAQKMVGIGKKMVCDRYTVAFGVLIGIFNGILFSYYSEAPTIFIEKFHFSQSQYGFMGCAVAAATILGAWLSNRRLKQHSPQKIITEGILLALGGTLSLSIVSAFPLIIQVIAYILFVSIILVGIGMALPNCLSLALVKFQEVAGTAGAFLSLGYYVIVSICTFLISILHSGSLLVFPAFCTVLLLIALTCIKGVTRKNS; from the coding sequence ATGGAAAAAAACATCGAAACAAAGAAAATCAATTTGGCATTACTTGTTTGCCTTGTGGGGTTTCCACAAATTAGCGAAACTATTTATACGCCTTCTTTAACTGAGATTGCTACGAGCTACGGCGTCTCATTAAATTTAGCTCAAATGACTTTAAGCATCTACTTTCTTGCTTTTGCAGTTGGCGTCTTCTTTTGGGGCGTTTGTTCCGATTTTTTAGGTCGACGAAAAGCAATGAACTTTGGGATATTTATTTACATTATAGGTTGTTTGGTTTGCCTTATGTCTAGTAGTATTACTGTCCTTTTTATCGGGCGGTTTATTCAAGCATTTGGCGCTAGCACGGGCTCGGTTACTACGCAAACCATTTTACGCGACAACTATCACGGTACGAATCGCCATCATTTATTTGCAAAAATATCAGCTGTCTTAGCCTTTTCGCCAGCAATAGGCCCATTAGTTGGTGGTTTTGTCGGACAGTATTACGGCTTTCGTGTAGTATTTTTAATTCTAGTAATCATGGGAATGGGGCTGCTATTCTGGAGTTTGAAACGACTACCCGAAACCATTATTGTTACATCTCATTCTTTCAGTGCGCAGAAAATGGTAGGAATTGGTAAAAAAATGGTGTGCGACCGCTATACTGTTGCTTTTGGTGTATTAATTGGTATTTTTAACGGCATTTTGTTTAGTTACTATTCCGAAGCCCCAACTATATTTATCGAAAAGTTCCATTTCAGCCAGAGTCAGTATGGCTTTATGGGATGTGCTGTCGCGGCGGCAACTATATTAGGTGCGTGGCTTTCCAACCGGCGCCTAAAACAGCACTCTCCCCAAAAGATAATTACAGAAGGAATTTTGTTAGCACTTGGCGGAACTCTATCTCTTAGCATAGTTTCTGCATTCCCCTTAATAATCCAAGTGATAGCGTATATCCTTTTCGTTTCTATTATCTTGGTAGGAATCGGCATGGCATTACCAAACTGTTTGAGCTTAGCGCTAGTGAAATTTCAAGAAGTTGCAGGTACGGCTGGTGCCTTTTTAAGCTTAGGATACTATGTCATTGTCAGTATTTGTACGTTTTTAATTAGCATCCTACACTCAGGATCACTGCTTGTATTTCCAGCGTTTTGCACAGTGCTTCTTTTAATTGCACTTACTTGTATAAAAGGAGTAACTAGAAAAAATAGCTAA
- the ychF gene encoding redox-regulated ATPase YchF → MALTAGIVGLPNVGKSTLFNAITKAGAEAANYPFATIDPNVGIVEVPDHRLNKLTELVKPKKTVPTTFEFTDIAGIVKGASKGEGLGNKFLSHIRQVDAICHVTRCFDDENITHVEGRVDPLDDISTINLELILADLETVEKRIGRVEKLSKQKDKDAVAEYNVLVKLREAFENDKPARAIEFNEEEEKIVRNLFLLTRKPVLYVANVSEEDVSSPDDNKYVQQVREFAASENSEVIVVCARAEEEIAELEDEDKLEFLEALGIEESGLDQLIRSAYTLLGLATYFTAGVQEVRAWTFIKGMKAPQCAGIIHTDFERGFIRAEVVAYDALLEYGSEQAAKEAGKVRLEGKEYEMKDGDVVHFRFNV, encoded by the coding sequence ATGGCACTTACAGCTGGTATTGTCGGGCTTCCTAATGTTGGGAAATCGACACTTTTTAATGCAATCACAAAAGCAGGAGCAGAGGCTGCGAATTATCCGTTTGCGACGATTGACCCTAATGTAGGAATTGTTGAAGTTCCTGACCACAGATTAAACAAACTAACGGAACTTGTAAAACCGAAAAAAACCGTTCCAACAACTTTTGAATTTACAGATATCGCCGGAATTGTAAAAGGTGCTAGTAAAGGGGAAGGACTTGGAAACAAATTCTTATCCCATATTCGTCAAGTAGATGCGATTTGCCATGTAACTCGTTGTTTTGACGATGAAAACATCACTCACGTAGAAGGCCGAGTAGACCCACTAGACGATATTTCAACAATTAACTTAGAACTTATCTTAGCGGATTTAGAAACAGTAGAGAAGCGTATTGGACGCGTTGAGAAGCTGTCTAAACAAAAAGATAAAGATGCTGTGGCTGAATATAACGTTTTAGTTAAACTACGTGAAGCATTCGAAAATGACAAACCAGCTCGTGCGATTGAATTTAACGAAGAAGAAGAGAAAATCGTTCGCAACCTTTTTTTACTTACAAGAAAACCAGTTTTATACGTTGCAAATGTAAGTGAAGAAGATGTTTCTAGTCCGGACGATAACAAATATGTACAGCAAGTACGCGAATTCGCTGCGAGTGAGAACTCCGAAGTTATCGTTGTTTGTGCTCGTGCCGAAGAAGAAATCGCTGAACTTGAAGACGAAGATAAGCTAGAGTTTTTAGAAGCGCTTGGAATTGAAGAATCTGGTTTAGACCAATTGATTCGTTCTGCGTATACATTGCTTGGCTTAGCAACTTACTTCACAGCAGGCGTTCAAGAAGTTCGCGCTTGGACATTCATCAAAGGTATGAAAGCTCCACAATGTGCGGGCATTATCCATACAGACTTCGAACGTGGATTCATTCGTGCCGAAGTTGTCGCATACGATGCTTTACTTGAATACGGCTCAGAGCAAGCTGCCAAAGAAGCGGGTAAAGTACGCTTGGAAGGTAAAGAATACGAAATGAAAGATGGAGATGTTGTTCATTTCCGTTTTAACGTTTAA
- a CDS encoding ParB/RepB/Spo0J family partition protein, with amino-acid sequence MAKGLGKGINALFNNVDTNEETVQNIAIKDIKPNPYQPRKIFDTKAINELRDSIKIHGVLQPIILRNTDKGYEIVVGERRYRAAKEAKLKEIPAVVRDLTEEEMMELSVIENLQREDLSPLEEAESYQFLMKKLGLTQAKLAERVGKSRPYIANFVRLLTLPEEVQVMLRDGSLSAGHGRVLLGLKLKKNIIPTAKKAVAQGLTVRQLEDVVNNLNENVSRETIKPARVPIFIRESENQLRDKFGTAVSIKRRDKKGKIEIEFLSDDDLDRILEILDIQFDDE; translated from the coding sequence ATGGCTAAGGGTCTAGGTAAAGGAATCAATGCACTATTTAATAATGTAGATACGAATGAAGAAACTGTACAAAATATCGCTATAAAAGATATTAAGCCAAATCCATATCAACCACGTAAAATCTTTGATACGAAAGCAATCAATGAACTACGTGACTCCATTAAAATTCACGGCGTTTTACAGCCAATAATTTTAAGAAATACAGATAAAGGATATGAAATTGTTGTTGGTGAACGTAGGTACCGCGCAGCAAAAGAGGCTAAACTAAAAGAAATCCCAGCAGTTGTACGTGATTTAACGGAAGAAGAAATGATGGAGCTTTCTGTCATTGAAAACTTACAACGTGAAGATTTATCTCCACTTGAAGAAGCGGAATCATATCAGTTCCTTATGAAAAAATTGGGCTTAACGCAAGCAAAATTAGCAGAACGCGTTGGGAAAAGTAGACCATATATCGCTAACTTTGTTCGTCTTTTGACATTACCTGAAGAAGTTCAAGTAATGTTACGTGATGGTTCATTGTCAGCCGGACATGGCCGAGTGTTACTAGGTTTGAAACTTAAGAAAAATATTATCCCAACAGCTAAAAAAGCTGTGGCGCAAGGGCTGACAGTACGGCAACTAGAAGATGTAGTTAATAACCTAAATGAAAATGTTTCACGTGAAACAATTAAACCAGCTAGAGTTCCTATTTTTATCCGTGAAAGCGAAAACCAATTACGTGATAAATTTGGAACAGCAGTTTCGATTAAACGTCGCGATAAAAAAGGTAAGATTGAAATTGAATTTTTATCTGATGATGATTTAGATCGCATTTTAGAGATTTTAGATATTCAGTTTGATGATGAATAG
- a CDS encoding SMI1/KNR4 family protein: MMTNSFLDEVDKLMMESEATFHSNGTRTMNLIPIYQEVLGNVFPDSYKLFLEKFGTLTFNGESFYGISNRGLSATSIPDVRYATEQARALQDINNELIMIKNSGYGSIFSIDTSIVGSAGEAVIVETPLTFKNNAEKKIVADNFAEFLWTEMSQSLV, from the coding sequence ATGATGACTAATAGTTTCCTTGATGAAGTAGATAAACTAATGATGGAAAGTGAAGCAACCTTTCATTCTAATGGAACTAGAACAATGAATTTAATTCCGATTTACCAAGAGGTCTTAGGAAATGTTTTTCCTGACTCATATAAACTTTTTTTAGAAAAGTTTGGAACGTTAACTTTTAATGGTGAATCTTTTTACGGCATATCTAACAGGGGATTAAGTGCTACGTCTATCCCCGATGTTAGGTATGCAACAGAACAGGCACGGGCGCTTCAAGATATAAATAACGAGCTTATTATGATAAAAAATTCTGGATATGGTTCGATTTTCTCTATTGATACTTCAATAGTTGGAAGTGCTGGTGAAGCTGTGATAGTTGAGACACCATTAACATTTAAAAACAATGCCGAAAAGAAAATTGTTGCAGATAACTTTGCTGAATTTTTATGGACAGAAATGAGCCAATCTTTAGTATAA
- a CDS encoding catalase: MTDRKNLTTNQGVPVGDNQNSMTAGRKGPTLIEDYVLIEKLAHFDRERVPERVVHARGAGAHGKFVTKKSMKKYTMAKFLQEEGTETEVFARFSTVIHGQHSPETLRDPRGFSVKFYTEEGNYDFVGNNLPVFFIRDAIKFPDVIHSLKPDPRTNIQDGNRYWDFFSLTPEATTMITYLFSDEGTPASYREIRGSSVHAFKWINEEGKTVYVKLRWIPKAGIVNLSTEQASQIQAKEFNHASRDLYEAIENGDYPEWDLYVQVLDPKDLDNFDFNPLDATKDWFEDVFPYEHVGTMTLDRNPDNIFAETESVGFNPGVLVRGMLPSEDRLLQGRLFSYSDTQRHRVGPNYLQLPINSPKAPVANNQRDGHMPFKQQTSSINYEPNSYDTEPKENPAFIEPEQEIRGDVAGRLIAEKPNNFGHAKEVWDRYSDAERAALVKNIVDDWSAVREDIKIRNLRNFYQVDPEFASRVAAGTGVNLEEHVADLK, encoded by the coding sequence ATGACAGATAGAAAGAATTTAACGACGAATCAAGGTGTACCAGTTGGTGACAACCAAAATTCGATGACGGCGGGACGTAAAGGACCAACTTTGATAGAAGATTATGTGCTTATTGAGAAATTGGCGCATTTTGATAGAGAGCGAGTACCAGAAAGGGTTGTACATGCTCGTGGTGCTGGTGCGCACGGGAAATTTGTTACTAAAAAAAGCATGAAAAAATATACAATGGCTAAATTTTTGCAAGAAGAAGGAACGGAAACAGAGGTTTTTGCTCGTTTTTCAACAGTAATTCATGGACAACATTCTCCAGAAACCTTACGTGATCCACGCGGTTTCTCCGTTAAGTTTTATACAGAAGAAGGGAATTATGATTTTGTCGGAAATAATTTGCCGGTATTCTTCATTCGTGATGCGATTAAGTTTCCGGATGTTATTCATTCCTTGAAGCCTGATCCACGTACAAATATTCAAGATGGCAACCGTTACTGGGATTTCTTTAGCCTTACACCGGAAGCTACGACGATGATCACATACTTATTCAGTGATGAAGGGACGCCGGCTTCTTACCGCGAAATACGTGGCTCTAGTGTTCATGCGTTCAAATGGATTAACGAAGAAGGCAAAACAGTCTATGTAAAACTGCGCTGGATTCCAAAAGCGGGAATCGTGAATCTTTCGACGGAGCAAGCTTCTCAAATCCAAGCAAAAGAATTTAACCATGCAAGTCGTGATTTGTATGAAGCAATCGAAAATGGAGATTATCCAGAATGGGATTTATATGTGCAAGTGTTGGATCCGAAAGACTTGGATAACTTTGATTTTAATCCATTGGATGCAACAAAAGACTGGTTTGAAGATGTATTCCCATATGAACACGTAGGGACAATGACGCTAGACCGCAACCCAGATAATATTTTTGCAGAAACAGAATCCGTTGGGTTTAACCCTGGTGTACTTGTACGCGGAATGCTACCTTCTGAGGATCGTTTGTTGCAAGGCCGTCTATTCTCTTATTCAGATACGCAAAGACATCGCGTGGGGCCAAACTACTTACAACTCCCAATTAACAGCCCGAAAGCGCCTGTCGCGAACAACCAACGTGATGGTCATATGCCTTTTAAACAACAAACGAGCTCTATTAATTATGAACCAAATAGCTATGATACGGAACCGAAAGAAAACCCAGCATTTATCGAACCGGAGCAGGAAATCCGTGGTGATGTGGCTGGTCGTCTGATTGCTGAAAAGCCAAATAACTTTGGTCATGCAAAAGAAGTATGGGATCGCTATTCAGATGCAGAACGTGCTGCACTCGTGAAAAACATTGTCGATGATTGGTCTGCAGTGCGTGAAGATATTAAAATCCGAAACTTACGTAATTTCTATCAAGTAGATCCAGAATTCGCTAGTCGGGTTGCTGCGGGAACTGGTGTTAACCTTGAAGAGCATGTGGCAGATTTAAAATAA
- a CDS encoding helix-turn-helix domain-containing protein, whose translation MIHSTLGGITKRMAKIIFVKDEQNEFQAYDFLQNLIVEEPLMATLVFQGLLQLETAETRKLSTGKQILPDVHLIIGKSQAYSLQTTRVETTVDQPIQEMKAHFKDKNCRLIYFTAFSGDETYYCFVKGYFKDKNPFTDHMSSYREEVKRVFLRRIEAETSIGNSDYQFETLKNKALENEGIAHYLDSFSASLGKYIFSKRMEKKWSQLDLALKSDLSPVIIGRLEAGDPDLTLRMYQKVCTVLGVKTTFSVD comes from the coding sequence GTGATTCACTCAACTCTGGGTGGTATCACGAAACGAATGGCAAAAATCATTTTTGTGAAAGACGAACAAAATGAGTTCCAAGCGTATGATTTCTTACAAAATTTAATTGTGGAAGAACCGCTAATGGCCACTTTAGTATTTCAAGGCCTGCTACAATTAGAAACAGCAGAAACGAGAAAACTTAGTACAGGGAAACAAATTCTCCCCGATGTACATTTAATCATCGGAAAAAGTCAAGCTTATTCCCTGCAAACCACTCGTGTAGAAACAACTGTAGACCAACCAATTCAAGAGATGAAAGCACATTTTAAAGATAAAAATTGTCGATTAATTTACTTCACTGCATTTAGTGGAGATGAAACCTATTATTGCTTCGTTAAAGGTTATTTTAAAGATAAAAACCCGTTCACGGATCACATGAGCTCATACCGTGAAGAAGTAAAACGTGTATTTTTACGCCGTATTGAAGCAGAAACAAGCATTGGTAATTCAGATTATCAATTTGAAACACTGAAAAATAAAGCCTTAGAAAATGAAGGCATTGCTCATTACTTAGATAGTTTTTCAGCAAGCCTTGGTAAATATATTTTCTCTAAACGAATGGAGAAGAAATGGTCGCAACTAGATTTAGCGTTGAAATCAGATTTATCTCCGGTCATTATTGGTCGTTTAGAAGCCGGAGATCCGGATTTAACTCTTAGAATGTATCAGAAGGTCTGCACAGTTCTAGGCGTGAAGACAACATTCTCTGTAGATTGA
- a CDS encoding ParA family protein has protein sequence MSKVIALANQKGGVGKTTSSVNLSSSLAFLGKKVLLVDIDPQGNASSGVGVNKGEIEHCIYDVLVDDVAIQDVLQKTDLDNLNVIPATIQLAGAEVELVPAISREIRLKKAIDSIRDDYDYVIIDCPPSLGLLTLNALTAADSVLIPVQCEYYALEGLSQLLNTIRIVQKHLNEDLQIEGVLLTMLDARTNLGIQVIEEVKKYFQNKVFNTIIPRNVRLSEAPSHGKPILLYDAKSKGAEVYLELAKEVVAHG, from the coding sequence TTGAGCAAAGTGATTGCACTAGCAAACCAAAAAGGTGGGGTTGGTAAGACGACATCATCTGTGAATTTAAGCTCGAGCCTAGCTTTTTTAGGTAAGAAAGTGTTACTAGTTGATATTGACCCACAAGGTAATGCATCAAGTGGGGTTGGTGTTAACAAAGGTGAAATTGAACATTGTATTTATGATGTACTAGTTGATGATGTAGCCATTCAAGATGTGTTGCAAAAGACAGACTTGGATAATTTAAATGTTATTCCAGCTACAATTCAACTTGCAGGTGCTGAAGTAGAGCTAGTTCCAGCTATCTCACGTGAAATTAGATTAAAAAAAGCAATCGACTCAATCCGTGATGATTATGATTATGTGATTATTGATTGTCCGCCATCACTCGGGCTTTTGACTTTAAACGCATTAACAGCAGCAGATTCTGTTTTGATTCCTGTTCAATGTGAATACTATGCGCTAGAAGGTTTAAGCCAGCTATTAAACACAATAAGAATCGTTCAAAAACATCTAAATGAAGATTTGCAAATTGAAGGTGTTTTACTAACAATGCTTGATGCGAGAACAAATCTAGGTATTCAAGTAATAGAAGAAGTGAAAAAATACTTCCAAAATAAAGTATTTAATACTATTATTCCACGTAATGTACGTCTAAGTGAAGCACCTAGTCATGGAAAACCGATTTTGTTATATGATGCAAAATCGAAAGGTGCAGAAGTTTATTTAGAATTAGCAAAGGAAGTGGTTGCACATGGCTAA